Genomic segment of Orenia marismortui DSM 5156:
AAGCTCAAATGTTTCAATCTTCCTCTTTTAGGATAGAAGATAAATCTTATCGATCAAAGCTCATGCAAGACTTAGCCGATTCTGTCATATAACGTCCCTGCGATTCACGACGTGCCGATAATGATCCCAATCTAGATAAACCCTAAACCTTACATAATTTATTCCTGATTCTCATTTATCATCTCAAATAGCATGTCGTTAATTGCATGTTATGTGATGGAGCAGACTGGATTTATTAACAAACCTTAAATATAACTTACTACTAATTCAAAGCCATAATTATTCCTAAAATAATAAATACACTACCAACAATAAAATTGAATATCTTAACTTTTCTTTTACTATTAAATATAATTGTAATTTTTTCTCCAACTAAACCGTAAATCATCATGCATGAAAATGCTATAATAGATAAAATTAAAAATGAAATAATTATTTTAATTAAGCTACTTTCTCCAATTTTTATAAATTGAGGAAATAGAGCTAGAAAAAATATTATTGCATTGGGATTACCTAAAGTAACCAAAAGAGCTTCTAAAAATAAATTTCTAGAAGAAATATGTGAATTTCTAAATTTCTTATTTTCTTTTATTATAAAATCAGTTTTTTGAAAAAAAGATCTTATTCCAATATAAATCAAGTATAAAACCCCTAAATATTTAATAATGTTAAACATCATTTCTGACTTTGCCAAAACTATACCTATACCTGTTAAAGACAATATAGCTTGAATCCAAGTTCCCATTAAATTACCCAAAGCACTAATTATTACATTCCTCATACCATACTTAGTACCATTATTTAATGCTAATATTGTAGTTGGACCAGGCACAATTGATGCTAAAAATACTCCAGTAGAAAACATAATCAAAAATTCTAATTCCATATTATCATCCTTTCATAAAGCAAATATTGCCATATAACATGTGACAATTGCTTTAATTTAAATTAAAGTTAAACTAAAAGATTATAATTAACATACATTAATATATATCTTCGATTGCTTTCATTAATTATATTTCCAATGAAAAATAATTAAATTTTTGATAATCATTTTAGTTATCAAAGTATTCCATATTTATACCTAGTTTTAATAAAATTTCTGGTTTAACGAACAACTTTTACTGTACTCTCATTTGTAATTAACAAAGTCTTAATCTTTCAGGTATTTTAATATATTAATTATCCTTACTTTTAAAACTTTATTTAGAAAAAATTAAATTTAAGCCTGCTCTTTCACATAACGTCCCTGAGCTTCACGACGTCTCATCAATGCTCATAATTTAAATTTAAACACAAAACTTTCATCTGTCATCCCCGACTTTGATTTATGCTAAATAGATTAGATGTCGTTAAGCTCATGTTATGTGAAGTTGCACTTGCACTACACTTTCTTATTCCTCATAATCCGTAATACCAAATCTATTTCCGAAAGGATCTTCAAATTCTACTGCCATTCCAGTTCTAATCTTAAAAGGTTCTGATATAAAATTAACATTTCTACTTTTTAATTTTTTATACTCTTCTTCTACATTATCTACTACAAACCATATTGTTGGCTTTATATTTGGAAATTTATTTTTATCTTTTAAAATAATAGCTGGTTCTTCCTCTCCTACTTTAAAAGCTAACATCCCTTGCTTTGAAAAATCAAATTTAATATCTAAATCTAATGTATTTTGATAATATTCTCTAGCTTTATTTATATTATCAACCGATAAGAAAAAATTATCATAACTATTCATTTTTAATCCCCCTTTTTGAATCTAGATATTTAATTGCAAATTTATAAGTTTGTTTTATTTTCCCATTTGATAAATTCCAAGTTTCAATTTCCTGTTTAACTAACTCTTTATGTTTTTTACTTATGTCTTTTAATGCATTACCAACTGATTTTCTAACATACTCACTATTATCAGACTTTAACTTTCCGAGTATATTTACTGCAATTTGTGGATTTTGTTTAAAATAATCTCTACTTGTCCAAATTCTTAAACCTTCAGTCACCGCTCTTCTTACATTAGGATTATCACTATTTAACCAATCTTTTATCGTTTGTAATGAATTATTATATCCTATATTCTCACAATATGTATCAAAAGCTTTTGCTAATATCTCTTGGACACGCCAATTTTCATCTAAACTAACTCTTTCTTTTAAAAAAACTAATGCACTCTCTAATTCATAAGAAATCGAGCCCATAATAAAAGTAGCAAGCATTCTGACTTGAAAAGAATCATATTTAAATAATTCCTGTGCAATCTCGAAACATTCATTTACTCCATAATAATTTCTTATCTCTTTAGATTCTTTTTCTATTCCTTTAAATCCACGTTTAACTTTTTTTACTCTATTTATAACTTCAATCATATCTTCTTTCTTATCCATATCTAATAACCTCCTTTAGTGCAATTTCACATAACGTTCCTGGGGTTCGCGACGTTCCTGGTCAACGCACCTAATTTTAGCCAAACCTCTAATCCTCACATAAGTCAGCCCCACTTTCATTTATTCTCACAAGTTGGGATGTCGCTAACGTGCTGTTATCTGACGTATCATCTGCTTTTGAACTTCTCTAACGTAATAAATCAAGTAAATTGTAATAATAGTATTTTCTATTTCTAA
This window contains:
- a CDS encoding LysE family translocator, which translates into the protein MELEFLIMFSTGVFLASIVPGPTTILALNNGTKYGMRNVIISALGNLMGTWIQAILSLTGIGIVLAKSEMMFNIIKYLGVLYLIYIGIRSFFQKTDFIIKENKKFRNSHISSRNLFLEALLVTLGNPNAIIFFLALFPQFIKIGESSLIKIIISFLILSIIAFSCMMIYGLVGEKITIIFNSKRKVKIFNFIVGSVFIILGIIMALN
- a CDS encoding VOC family protein, producing MNSYDNFFLSVDNINKAREYYQNTLDLDIKFDFSKQGMLAFKVGEEEPAIILKDKNKFPNIKPTIWFVVDNVEEEYKKLKSRNVNFISEPFKIRTGMAVEFEDPFGNRFGITDYEE
- a CDS encoding DNA alkylation repair protein; this encodes MDKKEDMIEVINRVKKVKRGFKGIEKESKEIRNYYGVNECFEIAQELFKYDSFQVRMLATFIMGSISYELESALVFLKERVSLDENWRVQEILAKAFDTYCENIGYNNSLQTIKDWLNSDNPNVRRAVTEGLRIWTSRDYFKQNPQIAVNILGKLKSDNSEYVRKSVGNALKDISKKHKELVKQEIETWNLSNGKIKQTYKFAIKYLDSKRGIKNE